In the genome of Enterococcus sp. DIV2402, the window TGGTTCGTCGATTATTTTTCCGATTGTTTTTACTTTAGGGATTACGCAAACAGGCTATAATGCAGAACAAATGGCATCAAATGAAGCAATGACTCACTTAATGAATTTACAAATGTTTCGTATTTCGGTGATGGGTGGTGCTGGTGCAACACTGGGCTTAATTTTATTAATGATGCGCAGTAAAGTACGGGAGTTTCGAACAATTGGTAAATTATCCTTGATTCCAGGTATTTGTTCAATTAACGAACCAGTTATTTTTGGTTTACCGATTGTCTTAAATCCTATTTTAGCTATCCCGTTTTTAACAGCGCCAATTGTTAATTTGTTACTGACATATTTTGCGCAAAAATTTCATGTAATTGGTTATGGATTTATTATTGATCCGTCATTTACGCCATTTTTTGCACAAGCTTACTTATCTAGTATGGATTGGCGCAATGTGGTCTTTACGTTTGGTTTGGTTTTTGTCAGTGCAGCAATTTATTATCCATTTTTCAAAGTAATGGAAAAAAATCGTTTGGCAGAAAAATGATTATACTACAAGTAAAATTTTTTAAAAAAGCTACGCTTAGATAGTTATCTAAGCGTAGCTTTTTCTTCATTATTGAACAGTTTTTATCTCTGTTATATTATATGTAAATATATTCTATATGCTTTTATACGTAATTTTATAGTTGTTTTTGTTTGAAAAAATAATTTTTTAGTGTTATTTTTATTTTTATTAATAATACAGAAATTAGAAACTGTTTTATAAAAAGAAATACAATCTCAATTTACACTTATTCATCAAAATTTAGATAAAGTCCATTTACTTGAATCATCAATAGTATTCAAAAAACGTAACGGATGATAGGATTGTTACTGTGAACGATTGCTATTTATCCTGAATTCCAATCATTTTGGCTTTGTAGATTTTGTTACTTACGTGGTGCAAAAGGTTGACATGTAACTACAAAAGAAGAATTGCAACAAGCATGAATCGAAGGTTTAGTAATTATGGCTATTCTAATTGATAATAGTAAATTAGGAAAAGGTATTTTATCGGATTAATTTTATTAGGAAGTGAGACAATGACAGAGAAAAATCGAAGTTATCTTTACCAACATGGAGTATTAGGTAGTTTGATGAATGATTTAATGGATGGAACTGAAAAAATAGGTCAATTATTAAATTATGGTGATTTTGGTATTGGAACATTGGCAGGCTCAAATGGCGAAGTGATTATTTTAGATGGGATAATGTATCATGCCTATCAAACCGGAGAAATTTTTCAACTTACAGGTGAAGAATTAACACCCTATGCTGCCGTAACTAATTTTGAAAAAGAAAAAACATTTAATTTGTCAAACGAACAAGCAGTGAATGTTCAAGCAATCATTAGTGAACAAATTAGTCCGAATTTATTTACGGCTGTTAAAATTGAAGGTGCTTTTTCGGCGATGCATGTACGAGTAGCACCTAAACAAGAAAAACCGTATCCACGC includes:
- the budA gene encoding acetolactate decarboxylase, with translation MTEKNRSYLYQHGVLGSLMNDLMDGTEKIGQLLNYGDFGIGTLAGSNGEVIILDGIMYHAYQTGEIFQLTGEELTPYAAVTNFEKEKTFNLSNEQAVNVQAIISEQISPNLFTAVKIEGAFSAMHVRVAPKQEKPYPRFIEIARHQPEFEQKNVSGTIVGFFTPKLFHGAAAAGFHLHFISDDRSFGGHILDFKLEDGQIMLHELEEFRQHFPIDNQEYLENEIDIDEIKEEIEESES